CTCTTCAGTCTTCACCCCCCATTTGCTAGGATTATTCTAAGAGGTGTATTAGGGGACAgcaacttttgtgttttgtaattattaattagtcattaatagtatttttaatggtgtgagattatatCCAATGATGAGAGATCACTCACTTTTTTTATAGTTAAGTGCTAgctacaaaatacaaaagtagTTACTTACCCTtagacttttttttattctaatttaaataagtaCAGTTATTaaagaaataatttattttatggcAATCATGAATACtcatttttttgtaatattgaTGAAATTTAACTTAATTCCTTATATTTTCAAAGAAATATATATGATGTCCTTATAAATATAAACatatacaatagtaaaaacaaGTTAATATATTACTTGAACAAATAGAGAAAGTATAATAAATTTCATtgaattttacatttaaaaCTTGTACTTTGACAATATATGCTAAACTTGTATAAAAGGGGCTACCGTAGGTTATAGGTTTGGTACATAAGGCTAAATGTTTTACATATGGGTGAAACACAAAactatttgattattttagtgttttgaATTGTTATGATGGTAATATAATTCGTAACTAAtgtattgtaatttttttaattatacaaagatgtaataaaaaaaataaaacgttactgatattttataataaaaatattttttaaggtaatttttaatcaattctttttcaaataaaagatTAGTTACTCTCTAGAtatgtttaaactttaaagcTCATTGATAGAAATTCATTCATCTTATTTAGTTGTTTTCTTAAAGTGGTTGCGATGCATTCTATATGTATAGATTGCTTTCGACCAAGGTCTCTAGTGCAAGTATCATGAacgaataataacaataaaagttATGATGTGCGGACACTGACACAGACACTGACATGGAATACGATACGATACGGGATATACCAACatgtgaattttaaaatcttataaaatacgggatatgtatatatatataaaatataaagtattttttagataaatcgtaatgatattttgatattttattgatattaaaatataaattaatttttttattatttttaatgtcttattttaattatatcaagtatttaaaatattttttattttaataaataataatatatactatatctaaatttatttcaagaatatatgttaagaataagactggACACGTTGATACATAATTGTATTTAAATGTGTCCAAGCATATTCGAAGAAGAatttttgtacttttcattaAGACATGGTTAGACACAACAGACATGCGTGTTGAACGAGTGTCGATGAATGTGAATGTTGTATCTAAAATATGTCCGACATGCAGACACGATAATTCAATAAAGTGTCCGTCCTTCAtagaataaaagtataaaattagtCCGAGAAAATTTACACTGTTTGAACCAATTCTGTTGATACTGAGAAAAATATTACGCTATTCATGGTGAAATGGGGTTACTATAATTCACTAACCTGGTCTGCTAAGTTCAGGTTAAAagaatagttttttttaatgaCTAGTTAAAATAATAGTTAAAGGTAATCATGATAGAAAAATTAACCTTATCTTTATAACAAATGCATTCtatgtaataaaaatatttaaattttaaatttttgttaatcttttaataaaatttataaattattccGTCTTTTATCTTTAACCTCATCTCTACCTCTATCTCTTTTTTCTCGTATCCTAAATTTTCATAATCTTGTATTGCCATAATCTTAACTAcattttctcttctttattaCCCCACCACCATCGTGACGACATCAACATCAACTACATCAATCTTTTCACCTCATTAACTACATCAATCTTTTCACCTCATTAGCTCcaccttcttctctttctattGTCATAACCATAATCACATCATCCTTTAAGAACAACAATATATAACTAGGACTGGTAATGAGTAGGGTAGGGTATGATTTAGACTCTATCCTAACCCTACCCGCAggtagaaaatttttttaaaattttatcatacTCTACCTGCGGTTTGAGAATCTCTCAATACTAATCCTACCTGCACTCTAAAGTTTTAAACTTTACGCTACTCGATCCTACctgcaaaaacaaaaaaattttaaataaatataaaattcaaccatTTCAAATTTCacacatattaataaaatagaaaataaaaaattaagtttaaattaaattaaaaacaataaaatcttaaaaaaattcaacataaaattacaaataatatgaTTATCAACTACTTtaataattatttcaaatttttataaaaaaaattgtgagaACAAGACTCACTTTCTTCACTACATAcataacttttatatattatataatatattaagggTGTGTATAGAGTAGGGTAAAGTATACCCTAAACCCATACCTTACCTTACTCACAGGCAAATTTgcaccctaccctaccctatccGTAGCATATATGATAGACAACCCTACCTAAACGTATTGAGTACTTACGGGTAGGGTATATATTGCCAGCCTTATATATAGCTGCAAATAATTAAACCACAAAAATTCACCTTTTCTTCAAGAAAAGATTAAGAGAAGAATAATGGAGAGAAATCCAAGAATCTTGAATACCTTGGAGAAGGTGGCGCCATTGACGAGGTTAGCGTTAATAGAGGAGAAATCGACACCGATTATGCCGCAAAGGACAAAGATAGTGATCAAGTCGCAAAAGTTAAGAATGACGGTCCACAACCACTGCcacttctccctctctctcttcctttgGCGTGTTCTCTCTCACACACCCCTcaattgttgtttttctttctcacttcaatttgtttttctttatcccTCTCATCTCGATTGTTATTGTTAGTAAAGGTGTATGGACTGTAGCAATGGTGAGATAGTGCGgtagataatgaaaaataatGTTAGAATTGATGTAGAGGTAGTTGTGGTAGAAGtgacaaaaaaaatgataagGACAGATTGCATGGTATAGTGGgaagaaaatgaaattttggtAAGAGAAGAGAGACAATGATTTAGAGCTCTAAGTAATGGTAATTAAGATAGTAGTAATAGaagagtaaaaatttaaaattttgacaaTAGAGTTGAGATTGAAATTAGAATgcgaaataatttaaaatttttataaaaaaattaataaaaatttaaaatttgaatatttttattgggcagaattaattttttataaatataatattaattttttcataaatatcttttattaatattaacaaaatttatgtgtacaaataattattttttttgggagaaaaagacaagcaaaaaaaaatcttgaaaatgaTGTGGAGGGAGGCCCTATACATTTGTTCCGTACACTATTCTATTAAACAGGATCAATGaagatgaataaataaataaataaaaaaagtctcAGCAGACAAAATGATCATAGGAATAAAAAATAaggagcaatgctagggggccagcaacttttgtgattgATAGCCAGCAAAtaaccatcaatgatgatttaatggtgtgagattggtgtgagatttcatccaatgactcacatttctctgctggttacatgctggccaaaattcaacaaaactgctggccccctagacttttccaaaaataagaataaaaataggtAATACAAAGGAGGAACTATATACACTGAACATATACACCACATAATTCTCAACAGTTAGTCACAGCATCAAAGAATGATTCTTAAGAAGTGGTATATAGTGGTGGTGATGAATCATGAGCAATAAAAATCAATGAGATGATATATCATTCCAccttaaaaaagaaaagcaaaatatCCAAAACACTGATGAATAATTCTCTATAGTTGAATTCTCTAGATACAACATCAGTATATGGCAcaccattttatttatttatttagagacTAGAGAGAAAATGGTAGAGATCAGATCAGAGAGATAAAGAACAAAGAGGGAGAAATAATCAAAGTGGGTTACATCTAATAAATTGGGATCCAATTTTTGAAAGCCTGGAGCTGAAGCTAAAACATAACAGCTCCAAAATACTGCTCTTTGTAACAATAATAATCACtccatctgaaaaacaagaacacTCACTAATCTGTAAGgaaacacaaaattaaaaataataaaaaaaacacccccaattaaatcaaataaaacaaaactaacTAATCTATGAACACCACTGCCATGTGTCATGTTGCTGCATCTGTagttgatcttattttcttttttggtctCTCAGGGTTTGATATCATCAGAATCATCCCAAGGATGATTATTGTTCGGATCAGTAGAGACCAAAGAATCAATGTCCTCCCAACCCCAATAGTTTGACATTTCCATTGTTGCTGCTGGTATCTCCCATGGTTGTGTAGAAGTAGTGGTAGCCATTATGCTGTGCATGCTTGGTTCCTCTATTGCTTTAAACTCTTCACCACCACAGTTATTATAAACATTGGCGGATTGCAAAGAGGTTGAAACTGAAACTAAACATGGGTTTGTGTCAAAATTAGAGCTTGATGCAGTTGAGAAGGGGATAAGCAAGCCTTGATTCTGAGGAAGAGACAAAGCTGATGAACCAAGAAAGATGCCATTggtattattgttattattaccaATACCAATACCAATACCATAACCTTTAGTTTCTGATGTTATGCCTCTGGTAATAATATTATTCATCAGATTCTGATGTAGTAGGAAAGGTGGTGGACGAATCAGACCTTGAtagagggaagaagaagaagaaggagaaggagaagctatgtttttgtgatcatccATTGCAAGAGAAGGAGCTTGAATTCTGATGCTTGTGGTGCAAGTAGAGGTGGTGGCGGTGGCTGTGGCGGTTGCAGTGGCGGTTGATTTTTTGACCCTTTTGTTCTTTCTTCCACCACCAACTGGAACATTGCGCAAAGTTCCACCTTTGGTCCAGTGCCTCTTGCAAGTTCTACATAAATAGCGAGGCTGAGACTTGTTGTAATTGTTGTAGTAACAGAACTTTGTGTTGGTAGATTCACATCTTGGACACTTCATTGGCTctgatgatgacgatgatgattgATTCTGTTGTTGTTTCTTCATAATATGATGAGGCTTTGGAATTGGAAGCTCCAATTTCTGTGATTCCAATAAGGCTTGGTTCCAATCAAGTCCACTACTACTCCTTGAAACCTGCTTGGAACTCAAACccataacaaaaaataacacaatCCAATAAGATATATAATTAAAGCAGAAAAAAGGTGCAAgattttgatgatgatgatgatgatgatgaatagcTATCAGCCCTTTGATCTAGGCGCTAGAAGAGGGATGAATCTGAAGGATAGCAAGAGTAACAGTGTGAGATTGGTGCTGATGCTTATAGCACAAACCGCGTTTTCTAATAAAGATTTGTTTAATGGAATAAGGAAAGTCCttggaaattgagaagaagtGAGCATGATCTTTTATCTTCTGCTGTCTATATCTAATGACCTTTATTATCTATCTGTAAAAGGACCAATAATTATAACTATGTATAgatatagatatataaatacaaaggaGTGAATTGAAGAatctcttgttgaagttgagcGTGGTGGTGAAGGTAGTAGTGGTTGTGATTAGTGATAGTAACAAGTAACAACTACTATACACCTTGGGATATCACTTTTAATTTCCACAAGGAGAGTATTATAGACAACAGAAACTTAACCATGAAGTTCAAGGTGGGTGCTTGACACGTGGAATGTTTTTGGCCGTTGATAGTGCTCTCTAATTGTGAAATAATCAACGTAGATATATGGCCAAGCTACACACATAGACTTGACCACCAAGCAACCAATGCAAACTACAAAGTTGGCAAACAACGGTCCATAGCCTAGGTTTTTGGGATTTTTCATTAGAGGAAATTAAAAATTGAGATCataaaatatattcttaaaaaaaacaataataatattataaaaaagaataatcaAACGGagtgtatatatttatataacaaGATTatgtgaaatttgaatttgagaTCATCCATtctcaaatatatataataatagtggGGCATAAGATTCTTAGTGAGGTTAATAACAGTTGGCAAAAGCATGGTTTGTAGTGGGACACAATTGAGGTGGTGGTGATTAGTGGTCCTATCCTATGTCATGTGATTTACATGTAGCAAGATGGTGATATCTATATGTGTTGCATGCACGTGTTAAGTTTCATCTTCTCTATGGATATACTATGTTTTATGTCTCTAGATTCAATCATGCATCCACCATCTATCATACatgtaatttaattaattaacattaatcaatttcttttattctaaacttatttttttttcaactctCACGTGTATTTTTAAAGGTTTAAGATAATTTAGGGTTagaatttatgttttaaaaatataaaaaaattataatttaaaaatttagaattttaaaaaataatgaatataaagataatataaagataaaaactGTAGTAGTTGATTGGATGATAGAGGCACACACCTACCATAGCACAACAGAATTTGATGGTCAGACTCAAGAGACATCGCAACCACCCTCGGTCAAATAATTTGAATCTTGTGGATAATATTATACTTACATtgcttttaattaataatagacCCCTTTCATAATAAACTCCTTATTTGACAAATATTGAAGTTGGACCCTAATTCTCTTATTAAATTAAATGAGAGATAAATTAACTATgtttaagaaattattaataattttttttttaaattttggattgatGAAACTTGTACACAAGAGATAGAGGGAATAACAAAGATATGGTTTGAGATATTGGGTAAACAATGGGATCGTTATTATAGACAATTTATATGACTAGGAGTTGTCAAATTTTGAATGTGTATATGAACACACAAATTCAGGTATAATGGATAGCAGCCAATTGGTCAAACAATAACCAAAGCGTTACAAAGAAgcatttgattttgattttcacaACATGTATGATAGTAACATTGTCAGGAATGTGAATTTCATTATTTCAAGTAGCTCGATCTACGATAAGTGATTTAATCTAATGACAAATTTGGGATAAAATTAGACGGTGCCATTCTTTTCATCGTTTAATTCCTAATTACTATATGAAAAAGTATGAggagataataaaatatttatataatgtatacaatggaggtttataaagtattagagatataattattactgttatctttttttatcaacTGAAGTTTTTggaatgagtggtatcatgacatggtattagagtacTAGATCttaaaggtcaagagttcgattCTTGGTAAACTCcaaagatgtttattatccctagtaCTTGAATAGTTATTCTAGATAGTATAGGAGATGTTCATTTAAAAAAACATACttatttctacttttttttttcctttttgtgtgAATAGTAATTAATTCATATCTAATATAATTTGGCAAAATATTtaggaaataataaaaaattaatctaaaattatttaaatatttttttgtagtttttatttattggaGAGTTGTATTAGAAATGGATGTGTTTGACACGCtactaaagaaaaaatataggaattcaatagaatatttgtataatgtgtataaCGAAGGTTTAGGAATTTTAAAGATATAatcattaatattatttttttatcagttgaaatttttgggatgagtggtatcataacATGATATTAAAACTCTAGATCTAAAAGTTAAGAGTTTGATCCTTGGTGAATTCCAAAATCAGTTTAAGTTTTTGAGATGAGTAGTTTTATGACCTGAGATGTATATTATACTCGAATAATATATAGATGGTGTTTATTTTATAACTCAATAatccattatacacattgtacattttataaattattaaatttatcaatttcatCACATATGCATCTATGTCTATATacaatgaaaattattttttgtaatgaaAATGTATAGTGACCAAAAGTAATTAGCAAAAAAcagttaaaattttgaattttttttatctatttatcaTTACGTCTTGTAATCACTCTTTTCTTAATTCATATATAGTTAGTTACATCATATTTAtacaaacttaaaaaaaaaattaaaattgttatattggagaattaaattgatattttttattatataagacatttttttaaatttatcttcgaaaattttttaattaaattaatcttttaagAATTgcgaattaattatatttgtccTCCAGTCACTCTAAAGATTgatgttataaaatattaattgataacatatataatacctAAAATGTCTAATTGGATATTgactaatataaaaatttattaatttaatcatttttaattataaaagattttatttttaatatgatttagtgactaaattgatagattttTATAAGCATATTTAGTCAATATTTAATTGAATATGTTATCTGTTATGTATGTTATGAGTTAACGTTTTACATCATCAAtcattgataaaaatatatatatatgagtaaTTCCGATCAATTTTATTGAAAACATTGtcaaagataaatttaaaaaatggtttatctttcaaaaactaatttaaatattaacccgtacatttatatttaaaaacatGACTTGAGTATTAAGTATGACTTGAGTATTCATATAATGAATGACTTAAGAATNNNNNNNNNNNNNNNNNNNNNNNNNNNNNNNNNNNNNNNNNNNNNNNNNNNNNNNNNNNNNNNNNNNNNNNNNNNNNNNNNNNNNNNNNNNNNNNNNNNNNNNNNNNNNNNNNNNNNNNAGTTGAATTAGAAATTATCACGCCATAATTTCACCAACTTGACCGCTAGAAGGATTAAAATTTCAGGACCACAGAAAGCACATGCAAATATATAATGAAGGCACGATTAGGATAATTAAGAACACAATTAAAAAAACATTTGATTAAACTGGAGACCAGTTTAAAATACGTTGATATATGATATGAAGATTGAAGAGTGGAGAATGTGCATGAAAAATCAATCTTGGTCGGTTGGTTAGGTAAAGGGGTCTACTATATCAAATTGAAGAGGACAAAACAAGGAATGTTTGTTGGCCAGTTTTGAAAGTGACTcagtgaattaattaaataatatccaAGTTGTATTCTTGAGTAAGGCAATATATAGTCTATTATGTCCGACTAAGATGCCACTTATGTCCATCAAATAACTTTACATTAATAATAACACTATAccacttattaattaattattattagcccttaaaaatattgattaagGATCTAAAGAACAGATTCGCGTGCTGACTCTCGCTGTTGCTGGTGGAGCCATGTTTCTAATTAGTTTCATAATTAACTATTAGTCGTTCcaatcaatttatttaatttgtggtGTTCAATTGTTGCCGTTGCTTAATTGGGGGTAATAAGAATCGgaataatattttcattattacAATCACAATTCATAAGTGTACATATGTCACAGAATCACTGGGTGAGTTGGGGCCCACCTGATGAACCGATTTGGCAAATGATGCTTCCAGCTTGGGGTATTGATCATGAATTGTGGCATTCATTTTTTGGTATTCAATATCTTATttgactattttattttattttattttattgtgttaTTTTATTCTTTGCATGGGTGATAGTACTTTTTTGTATCAAATTCTTTTATATACGGGGGGTTTAATACTGAGTTCTTTAGAAGCTTACTAGAATATGAAaacaaatgttaaaaaaaaaatcgcgGGGGCAGTTTAGAGAGATCGCTAGgtgtaatttataattttttttaaaataaataataaaaatgagtgGGTGCgatttctaacttttttttttgaaaaataattacataataCAAATTAATGATACAATTTTTGCACATCACCATACATAGCACAAAAAATTGGTGTCATTAATTTTTACACATTACTATCATACTCTTGTCATATACACATGTCTTattatattgaaaataatttgcgtaaatttattctcttaataaataattttaagtttagatttccaaaataataaaaatctttGTAACCGGAACCACATGTGAAgttgattaaaataataaatattttactaattaaaagatattagattcaaataataaaatattttgcacCAAATTTTGTGTATTTCATATACTGaatctattaatatatatatagttaaaagATATTagattcaaataataaaatattttacaccaAATTNNNNNNNNNNNNNNNNNNNNNNNNNNNNNNNNNNNNNNNNNNNNNNNNNNNNNNNNNNNNNNNNNNNNNNNNNNNNNNNNNNNNNNNNNNNNNNNNNNNNNNNNNNNNNNNNNNNNNNNNNNNNNNNNNNNNNNNNNNNNNNNNNNNNNNNNNNNNNNNNNNNNNNNNNNNNNNNNNNNNNNNNNNNNNNNNNNNNNNNNNNNNNNNNNNNNNNNNNNNNNNNNNNNNNNNNNNNNNNNNNNNNNNNNNNNNNNNNNNNNNNNNNNNNNNNNNNNNNNNNNNNNNNNNNNNNNNNNNNNNNNNNNNNNNNNNNNNNNNNNNNNNNNNNNNNNNNNNNNNNNNNNNNNNNNNNNNNNNNNNNNNNNNNNNNNNNNNNNNNNNNNNNNNNNNNNNNNNNNNNNNNNNNNNNNNNNNNNNNNNNNNNNNNNNNNNNNNNNNNNNNNNNNNNNNNNNNNNNNNNNNNNNNNNNNNNNNNNNNNNNNNNNNNNNNNNNNNNNNNNNNNNNNNNNNNNNNNNNNNNNNNNNNNNNNNNNNNNNNNNNNNNNNNNNNNNNNNNNNNNNNNNNNNNNNNNNNNNNNNNNNNNNNNNNNNNNNNNNNNNNNNNNNNNNNNNNNNNNNNNNNNNNNNNNNNNNNNNNNNNNNNNNNNNNNNNNNNNNNNNNNNNNNNNNNNNNNNNNNNNNNNNNNNNNNNNNNNNNNNNNNNNNNNNNNNNNNNNNNNNNNNNNNNNNNNNNNNNNNNNNNNNNNNNNNNNNNNNNNNNNNNNNNNNNNNNNNNNNNNNNNNNNNNNNNNNNNNNNNNNNNNNNNNNNNNNNNNNNNNNNNNNNNNNNNNNNNNNNNNNNNNNNNNNNNNNNNNNNNNNNNNNNNNNNNNNNNNNNNNNNNNNNNNNNNNNNNNNNNNNNNNNNNNNNNNNNNNNNNNNNNNNNNNNNNNNNNNNNNNNNNNNNNNNNNNNNNNNNNNNNNNNNNNNNNNNNNNNNNNNNNNNNNNNNNNNNNNNNNNNNNNNNNNNNNNNNNNNNNNNNNNNNNNNNNNNNNNNNNNNNNNNNNNNNNNNNNNNNNNNNNNNNNNNNNNNNNNNNNNNNNNNNNNNNNNNNNNNNNNNNNNNNNNNNNNNNNNNNNNNNNNNNNNNNNNNNNNNNNNNNNNNNNNNNNNNNNNNNNNNNNNNNNNNNNNNNNNNNNNNNNNNNNNNNNNNNNNNNNNNNNNNNNNNNNNNNNNNNNNNNNNNNNNNNNNNNNNNNNNNNNNNNNNNNNNNNNNNNNNNNNNNNNNNNNNNNNNNNNNNNNNNNNNNNNNNNNNNNNNNNNNNNNNNNNNNNNNNNNNNNNNNNNNNNNNNNNNNNNNNNNNNNNNNNNNNNNNNNNNNNNNNNNTTAGAGgttaaaattacataaatattctgaataaaaattaattatatgtctGTCCTAAATAAATTTACATAAATTGAATCaactcaatttaatttatgcaCAAAATAAGGAATTCATGTAAATCAAATTAGCCTACTAAATAAATTGTTCTGTTTCTgggaatcttttttttttgtggtaaATCGATATAAGTTAATTCGATTTATGTGTAtagaaaatatatcataaatcGAAGCaggttaatttaatttagtcttGTATAATTTATTTAGGGTTCGATTTTCCattatgtaatttatttcaTATCGTGTTAACGAGCAACAAAGAACATATTAATACGTACTGGTTTGGATcggtttaataaaaatattattatatttaaaatagtactaaaaaattaatatatttaaatacttatttgaattaaatatgtttatattttattcacaAATAGCTCcttcataattttaatatatatagatatttaaacagtattctaaatttttaaaataaattttttggtgactatactccaaaatttttaaaatagagtATATAATACAGAATAGTTAATAGGAGTAAAATATATCACTCTAATACACTCATCAACTATATTGTATTATATATtgaatgaaaagaaataaaattttataaaaatcgaGTTGGTTCaattttatgtgtatatatttaaatcatatatttgtttaaaatatacatataatcaATTTCTATTTAAAATATCTGCTTAATTTTGATCACCAATTGCCATTATTTCTGTACATATCTAGAATAAAACTGTAGTGGGTTATATATTGATGTCATTTTCTTAGGAATCCCCATAATGTTTGTTTGGGTTAAAATAGCTGACTCTGAAAGGACCCTCCACCCAATTGAGAAGAGATGCATGCATGCCCCCCCATGACGCCCGAGAGAGGGATGCATCATGCATGTCACACTACTCATATGTGACACACAAAGCATCACCATCACCATTAATTTAACCTTTATTTTCCCCAAAGATACCTTCGTTACTGCCCATTAGGGTTCACACTCAGTGCTAAATGACTCCAAATGTATCACATAAATATATGCTTTTTATTGTTGTCAAATTTATTATTGATCTTACAAATCATATTCTCTTCGttctcaaattaaattttattttgtatattaagtTCTTATGGAACATTTGTTAGTTAAatgcataaaataataattttatgatatagtATCAGAATTtttatgacaaaaaaatttaaaattcgatTAAAAAAGGacctatataaaaatttaaaattcaaaaatttaacttaaatttaaaaaaataattttattacattATTTAAAGAGTGAATTTTGTTATTGTATTGGTTTAAAGGATAAAAGGTTATTTATAATTTCTGGAAGTTCAATACTTTCTaatgatttttaaattcaaataaaaaaaataaacacctCTCCGTGGAGTATAAatatatcacttttttttttaagttggtTGATCAATGATATTGAACGtatccaaaatttaaaattaaataaaagaaaaagaaattcaagaatGAAAGAAGGTTCAATAGGAGTGGCCGCATCTTTCACACATGATACGTACCATACATGGTGGGGAAAAGGCATCAAGCGATGTGGGTCTAAATGTAGAAAATTTTTGACAGCACAGCATGACATGACCAATAATGGGCTAAGGCTTCCCATTTATGTCCCTTTTATAGGTTCATAATTTTGTAGGCAAGTGCAAATAAAGGAGTAACTAGTCACACCCCAAATGAGCacgaataaattaaattgaaatcatcatcatcaatgcaAGTTACATGTATAATGTTACAACATGCACTACCCATTTGCGTTGTTCAAAATTAAAGGGCCGAAACCAATGAGAACCCTCCATTTGAAGTGTTGGCGGT
The genomic region above belongs to Arachis duranensis cultivar V14167 chromosome 3, aradu.V14167.gnm2.J7QH, whole genome shotgun sequence and contains:
- the LOC107480676 gene encoding dof zinc finger protein DOF1.4, coding for MGLSSKQVSRSSSGLDWNQALLESQKLELPIPKPHHIMKKQQQNQSSSSSSEPMKCPRCESTNTKFCYYNNYNKSQPRYLCRTCKRHWTKGGTLRNVPVGGGRKNKRVKKSTATATATATATTSTCTTSIRIQAPSLAMDDHKNIASPSPSSSSSLYQGLIRPPPFLLHQNLMNNIITRGITSETKGYGIGIGIGNNNNNTNGIFLGSSALSLPQNQGLLIPFSTASSSNFDTNPCLVSVSTSLQSANVYNNCGGEEFKAIEEPSMHSIMATTTSTQPWEIPAATMEMSNYWGWEDIDSLVSTDPNNNHPWDDSDDIKP